The DNA window ccaggtagagaatactcagaaatattTGACCATCCCCTTCTTCGGGCGGGAGCTGGTCTCTTAGGGAATTTGAATTCCAAGAGGGTTGAAAACAAGAAGGGTCTCTTCTCCTCCTTTCACAGGTATTTCCTCCGGGCCACTGTGAGCAGAAGGCTAAACGATGTGGTCAAAGAGATGGACATCGTTGTGCATACACTCAGCACGTATCCCGAACTCAACTCCTCCATCAAAATGGAAGTAGGGATTGAGGACTGCTTGCACATTGAATTTGAGTACAATAAATCCAAGTAAGCACCCTGCTAATAAATCTTAAGGATGCATCCTCAGCTTTTTGCTGAGTTgtattttttgcttgtttgtttgttgtcttcAGCACCCGTTAAAcaatttgtaaaaacaaaaaacacaaaccaaaccctttttattctgtcatttttctgtttttgttcttgaAATTCTCCCTGATTTCTtgggttgttttaattttttatcatTTGGCACCAGCCACAGTGAAGACAAAAAAGTCTTTAAAGATTAGTAATAATAGCATGGAAAGGGAAGTTCTCAAGTCAtaggcagagcctggaaaagttacttttctggactacgaGTCCCAAAATTCCCCTTCCAGCGTGGCTGGCTGGTAGCCCAAGATTTTAGACCTTTCCCAAGATTGCGACCGGGCTGGACGTCATGTTCTCATTGATTTCCCCTCCGTCCCAGATACCATTTAAAAGATGTGATTGTGGGGAAGATCTATTTCCTCCTCGTGCGGATCAAGATCAAACACATGGAGATTGATATCATCAAGAGGGAAACCACGGGGACCGGACCCAACGTTTACCACGAAAATGACACCATTGCGAAATACGAGATCATGGATGGAGCACCAGTGAGAGGTGAAGATGCCTCAAAACCATGGGGGGTGTGTGCACATGATCCCTCTTCATCCCaagggcttccttccttcctgggctCCCGTTGCAGGGCGGGGCCATCGGCCAGCGGTGGGCGGGGCCAAAGCCGAAACGGATTCTAGCAAAGCCATAGCTATCCATTCATCCAAGACCTCTCTGGTCATCTCTTACAACAGTAGTTCCAAATGTTGGCTCCCcaagatgtccttggactgcaactcccagaaatcttggctagcacagcgagtggggaaggcttctgggagttgcagtccaagaacacctggggacccaaagttggaaagcAGTGTCTGACACAGACATGGGCTGTAGTGAGCCTTCCTGTTGGCCCCCATGAGAGACTTTTCTTCAAGCTACAGTAGGAGCTTCAGGGGAAACGGAGCTGAGGTAGGTGGGAAGGACTCAGTCGAGTAGGCCCCGAAGGTCACATCTAGGTCCGTGAGTTGCCAGGCACCCAGTTGTTTTCCCACAGTTCctcaaaaactgaaagaaaaaaaagttctgaATTTTGCAGGGGAGGACTCCCTCGAAAGACCCCACAAAGCATTTTAGCCCCTTATAAATGAACGAGGAAACTggtgcattgtgtgtgtgttccccgacactatttatttatttatttttagtgatGTTAGCAGTTGCTCCGTTATTTGCAAAGGCTAAAATGGTTCCCATTGCTATTGATCCTGTGTTGCTTCCAAGCTCTCGCTCGACTTGCCTCAGAGGGTGGCCGGTGCGTGGTTTCACGTTGGCTTCTGGAGCCGCAAGGGGAACGGAGCCCaggttttcccattcaaaatCCATGTGTCGCTGGAATCCTGCGTCCCACCCACGGTTACTCTTGTGGGGATATGGACGCTCTTAAGGAATAAAAAGAAGCTGCGTTGCTGTTTGATGATTCTGTTTATTAGCCGTGGTTTGGTTTGGTCTCCCTTGCAGGGGAATCGATCCCCATTCGGCTCTTTCTCGCCGGCTACGAGCTGACGCCCACCATGAGGGACATCAACAAGAAGTTCTCGGTGCGCTATTACCTCAACCTGGTGCTGATTGACGAGGAGGAGCGGCGCTATTTCAAGCAGCAGGTGAGTGAGATGGAGGAGCGTAACGGGGTTTTCGCAGGGCGTCCTGCCTTGGTGGCACCCCACAACCGCCCCTTGGCCTCTTCTTGCACCCACATGCGTGGGGCGCATCCTGCTGATGCTTTAGGGACAAACCGCGTTCTGCCTCTCTCCTTTGACTAGGAGGTGGTTTTGTGGCGCAAGGGAGACATCGTGCGGAAGAGCATGTCCCATCAGGCTGCGATCGCCTCTCAGCGTTTTGAAGGGACGTCCTCCCAGACGGAGAGCAGGACACCCACTCAGCCTTCAGAGAACAACGGTCGGCAGTAAGAGCATCCGGAGGGGGAGCGAGACGTTCCCAGAAGGACATCCGCGGTCGCACCTTTGAGCTGTGGAAGGAAAAAGACAGGAAACAGATCTTTCATCAGAGATTTGCGAAAACAAATTGTCAGgttgtatatgtatgtgtgtgtgttttcttctttcttcctttttatcaTAAGGACTAGCAACTTGAAGGATGGGAAGGGAGTCGGCACATGTAACAAGGAAGCCTGCCCCCACCCACCACCTCCCCCTCTATTCGGTACTCCGTCGGTATGGAAGAAAGTCTGGGTCCAAACTTTCCTGAGTGTAAGGGGAACATTGTTAGTATTCAGAGATGCGGACccgaaagctttttaaaaattccagatgTAAAGATTCTTGCTTGTTTATCCATATGCTTGAAGATattgttggtgggtttttttttaaagaaaagttctctttctctcccctcgtTGGCATGATTCAGTCCTGCGTCGGGCGTGCCATGAGGATGAAAGGCGCGTTTAATGCTCACGCACGAGGATGGGGAAATCCTTTCTCTAGTGTCTCCAAAACCTCTGTTGCTAAGGGAATTCTTTGTCAGGCATGAAAATGAGGAGCTGCATCTCTTTCACAGTGGACGGAAAAGTTTTGCGTCTCGAAGTGGCGGTAAATCATTGCTTCTCTGgatgttttgaactccaaggcctaGATGGGTTGGCCAGCGGGACCTGTGGTCAGAAATGGTGTGCGCTGCCATCGAAACCAGCGGAGGGCCAAAGGTTCGTCTCCCTGTTCTAAAATCGGCAAAAAGGAAGGATGATTGAACCTTGGGGAAGACGGTTTGGTGTCTCTGTGTGAGTCTGTGTTCTGAATGGATCTCGGAAGTGCAGTAACTCTGGTGGACAAATTGAGCCGTTTGGGTCAGCGCCGATGGGGATGGGATGACCCtacttggatggatggatggatggatggatggaggtgGGTTAAGCCAAGCCCTGCAGGGGGGCAACAGGGAACCTCTCAGCTGCTTTAGATTGTGGCCCTCGGTTTAGACGTTTGTGCTTTCAATCTTTTAAGCCTGTTAGGTCAGATTGAATAAACACAATTCCACATAGCAAGAGGACTCTTGCAAACTGTCCCAAGAGGCCTCTGAGGGAACCTCGCTGAGGAAGCAGTGATAAATAATTTTGCTTGAAATGTGGGACTCGAGGGAAGGTATATATGTTCTGTGCTTCAAGTGAACGCCCACTTTTCAGATCTGGAGAATTCGTTTCTAGGACTTCCCTGCTGCTTGGAGGAAGTTGAGTGAATCATCCCAACCCACACGTTCCCAAACCGTATGGattgagaaaaagaaagggaataggCAAAATATTGACTTCAACTCAAGCCTCTGACTCCCCAGAAGGAGCTTCCCTGTTATATCTCTGGAGGATGCCCTGTTCTGAACTTCTGGGGTGGGGAAATCCTGCTAGATCATCTCATCGCTTCTCAGCCAGAACAGCAAAAGTTGACCTCGAAGAGAGGATAGCTTGGAAAACCTGAGTGTGACTTTGCtggtggggggattctgggaactgtagtccaccaGAATAACCCTTACAAGTTCTGGCACAGATGAAAGAGCATTTCCCTGTGACCTCTTCTAGAGGCTCCCTGAAATATGTCGGGGGAAGAGTCTCTTTTCTAGGCCCTCTTCCATATGAG is part of the Pogona vitticeps strain Pit_001003342236 chromosome 8, PviZW2.1, whole genome shotgun sequence genome and encodes:
- the VPS26B gene encoding vacuolar protein sorting-associated protein 26B, translating into MSFFGFGQSAELELVLSDAESRRRAEHKTEEGKKEKYFLFYDGETVSGRVILTLKHPNKRLEHQGIKVEFIGQIELYYDRGNHHEFVSLVKDLARPGEFTQSQTFDFEFTHVEKPYESYTGQNVKLRYFLRATVSRRLNDVVKEMDIVVHTLSTYPELNSSIKMEVGIEDCLHIEFEYNKSKYHLKDVIVGKIYFLLVRIKIKHMEIDIIKRETTGTGPNVYHENDTIAKYEIMDGAPVRGESIPIRLFLAGYELTPTMRDINKKFSVRYYLNLVLIDEEERRYFKQQEVVLWRKGDIVRKSMSHQAAIASQRFEGTSSQTESRTPTQPSENNGRQ